The window ACGCTGGGAAGGCATGAATCACTATGACTGCGACGCCTGGTTCAAAACCTCCTTTATACAGCTCAAACTGTCAAATGTACACCGGTACAAATTTAGCACCGGCATTCCGAAATAAATGGATGGAGTGAATATGAGAATATGGAGGTGTAACCTGTGACAGTGGTGAACAACCAAATGACTCGAGGGTAATAATAGCAACAGTAGCTATTTCTGGCCCTCAGGCAGTATGCTTTCCTTGTTTTTTGATAATCTGTGAGGTGGCATAATCCTTTGGTGTGGAGATAATCTGTCAGGCAGGCCTACTGCCTGCATtctcccaccactctctctgcaCGCTGCTGGAATATCATCCAGACTCACACTAGGCTGTAGCTGGAGCCGACACAgcgtgtgtgatttgtgtgtgtgtgtctgtatgtgtgtgtgtgtgtgtctgtatgtgtgtctgtatgtgtgtgtgtgtctgtatgtgtgtctgtatgtgtgtgtgtgtgtgtctgtatgtgtgtctgtatgtgtgtgtgggtgtgtctgtatgtgtgtctgtatgtgtgtgtgtgtgtgtgtgcatttgtggacATGCACAttggcatgtatgtgtgttggtgtgtgtgtgtgtgtgtgtgtgtgtgtgcatgtacgtacatacagtacatgagcAGGGGAGTCACctggtgagggagtgtgtgtttgtactcttGTCTATTTGCTGCTCTCTAAACCTCAATGTGTACTTAAACATATTGCAATTCCCAGCTTCTTTGAGGAAGCTCACAAAATTGACAACCCCCTGAGGGAAGTCTTTTCTTTCAACAGGACTTGTTCCTCGCTCTGTAATTACACACCCAGGTCTAAAACATAGACAAACTAACACAAAGCATATCACACACATAATATCACAGTTGCTGAGGAGACTTAGAAACCTCCTTACCTTCAAAGTCAACATGTCCATCTCCATTCAGGTCAATATCCTGCAGGATGTCCTCCAGATCTCTGTGGCCAACCTGACGgagagacaggaacaggaagtgctcAAGACAGGAAGTGCGAGGGCAGAACGACCTACAGAAGTGTCTGATTGTATTTCTGACACTGTATGCTGAGGATTTAAATTTTACGCTgacattttgttcattttgcAGACACTTCTAACTCACACAGTTAGCTAATGGAACCCCTTACACTAACTGTGTGAGTTAGATAGCTAAACCTTACCTTCGTAATTGCATTTTGTGTTTGAGAACTAACGTAACTGCTAGCTACAGGAAGTGGTTGATCACGCTTATGCAATATGCGGACATGATGTGTGCATAGTGGATCGAAGCGGCCAATTGCAAGTTAAGGTGGAAACGTCAGTTGGTCTTTCGTCAACGTgccgtgtgtgtgcagtgagtgATTGACAAAATAACACAGACTCTGTTTAAATCTTACTTGTTGGCCTAGAAGTTTCTTCATGGCTTCTCTGAGCTCGGCGGTGCTAATTTGACCGTCGCCGTTGGTGTCAAACTGAAAGAGGAAGGTCAATATGGAACATTTTAATGACTGGAATCCACTCAAATCCCCATCCATTCAATCTCTCTATTCTCCTTCAGTTGAACTCTCTTAAGtattcctctcatcctcttagAATTATTGTCCATCTTTTTACATCAACCCGTTTCTATTTTGAGCTGTCATTCCACCTTTTTTCGCTCAGTTCCCATCTCCCTCGGTTTCTttaccccccccatccccagccccgtctcctctcatcccccggctcctcgtcccctcctctctgcttccccccctctctccttttcctccctcctctgctatccctccctcctccctgctccttcttcacctctttgaaagcatcccttagctccTTCACTCCAATCATGTCTGCCGTTTCAGCCAGCAGTTTAGGCCCCATCAGCTCCACAAAGTCCTCAAAGTCTACATGTCCTCCCACTGCAGGaacaccagagaagaagaaggatcaGTAACACAGCTACaagtgaaaatattttttccaacctttccaacttttttttttttttaacgttttttttttctcctttataacctttttttctcaactttttttcaacttttcacttctacacacacagagtaactcACAGTTCATGTTGATCTGCTGACTCAGCTCGATCAGCTCCATCTCAGTGGGCATGTATCCCATGGTCCTCATGCAGTTCCCCAGGTCCTTACAGCCAATGAAGCCGTCCTTGTCCTTATCAAACTCCCTAAAAGCCTCGCGCAGCTCTGGGGGGGAGACACATTTAATTCACTACAATTAGGATGGATTCAGTGCAgcgaatgtaaaaaaataaaaacactgaATTTTACACAACGTCTATCACTATTAGCAGCACTGCATTCAAGGTCATGCATCCATCACTGAATCGAACATGTTTTTTGAACCCATCTCCTCTCAGTCACACTCACCATCCATCTCCTCTGGTCGCAGCTGTCTGTCCTGGAAGGTACACAACCACAAAACCTAGTTAGTCTCAACACGTTTTAACTATAAAAGTAATACAATCTCTTTGAAACCTCTGCAAAACATGTCTGACATTTCAAAGGATTTGTTACTATTAGATAtgaagaggagggatgaagcCCAACAACATGGCACTTTGGTATCAGTGACTAATTTAACACCCGTTTGTTCATGAAAGTTTGGTTCAAGTGAGACTGATTGAGCTATCAACCCTCGACATAATTCAGCTGCAGTTACAATGTGTTTCATTCCCTTATTTGGAGGTGAGCTATGAAGTactgagaggacacacacacacacatcatcacacccatagaaacacacacgcaagtgCTTATTTTGTGCCGTCTCAACTTCAAggatttctttctcttttaagTCTAACCTGTGTCTGACCACcagcccatctcctctccttaaCAGCATCTTGTCACAGCACGTCATGAGGATGGGCTGTTAGGGGAAGCACCTACAGACCAGTCACTAATGAACGGCCCCccggtcagagagacagaggcaggtcGGTCTCTAATGATAAGGGGCCACTGACTGGAGAGACATGCAGTCACAGAGGAAGTCAGCTGACCACAGCAGTAGTGCTTCTCACGGATGAGGAAGAACTCAGCCCGTCAGAACGTCACATTCGAGCGTcgtcaaacacaaaccatcaatTACACATAGGCTTTAGGTGATGCCTCcactacatacacacgcattacacagtacacacatgctgtaggtcacacacactcatacacacacagtatccacatgctgtctcacacacacacacacacacacaaagtgtgccttcgctccccccccccacacacacacacaccctcttatTCTGTAGACATCAGCTCATAGTCAGCCGTACAATACTTCAGTGATTTGCTGCTTGACATAACGACAACATGGATTAGAACTGGATGAGGACATAAGATCACAGTACATTTTACTGACTGGGAACTGTGGTCAGAGTTAGTATGGTGtgtagtacagtacacactggATATGTGCCTGAATGTTAGTGCAGTGTGTAgtaaatgtgtgtatatgtgtgcgacTACTAGTGTAGTatgttgtatctgtgtgtgcatgtgtgtaggtcTGGTCATGTAGTATGTAGTGCATAGCTGTGTGTatagtatacgtgtgtgtgtgtgtgtgtgtgtgtgcatgtaggtcTGCTTGTGTActttgcagtatgtgtgtgtgtgtgtgtatgtctgcttgTGTActttgcagtatgtgtgtgtgtgtgtgtgtgtggagggatgttCGTGTCTGGACTTACGTACAGCCTGCCGGTTATCTGCGAAGCCCTTGCGTAAGAAG of the Osmerus eperlanus chromosome 14, fOsmEpe2.1, whole genome shotgun sequence genome contains:
- the LOC134033485 gene encoding calcium-binding protein 1-like isoform X6, which translates into the protein MGNCVKSPFKHFSKKVRQDQKRSYKAVQGEEGGSGGAYHQPLAQNGAHMHNVLGPACIFLRKGFADNRQADRQLRPEEMDELREAFREFDKDKDGFIGCKDLGNCMRTMGYMPTEMELIELSQQINMNLGGHVDFEDFVELMGPKLLAETADMIGVKELRDAFKEFDTNGDGQISTAELREAMKKLLGQQVGHRDLEDILQDIDLNGDGHVDFEEFVRMMSR
- the LOC134033485 gene encoding calcium-binding protein 1-like isoform X4; its protein translation is MTGGYWTSLDCVGLDLNWRTGDQKRSYKAVQGEEGGSGGAYHQPLAQNGAHMHNVLGPACIFLRKGFADNRQADRQLRPEEMDELREAFREFDKDKDGFIGCKDLGNCMRTMGYMPTEMELIELSQQINMNLGGHVDFEDFVELMGPKLLAETADMIGVKELRDAFKEFDTNGDGQISTAELREAMKKLLGQQVGHRDLEDILQDIDLNGDGHVDFEEFVRMMSR
- the LOC134033485 gene encoding calcium-binding protein 1-like isoform X5, with the translated sequence MTGGYWTSLDCVGLDLNWRTGDRQLRPEEMDELREAFREFDKDKDGFIGCKDLGNCMRTMGYMPTEMELIELSQQINMNLGGHVDFEDFVELMGPKLLAETADMIGVKELRDAFKEFDTNGDGQISTAELREAMKKLLGQQVGHRDLEDILQDIDLNGDGHVDFEEFVRMMSR
- the LOC134033485 gene encoding calcium-binding protein 1-like isoform X3 yields the protein MPRYTRTRTCTHTRTHVHTHTNTQTQKKHTPRGLLLWETVSSLRLNISPKRTRREATKPCRARRGARGGPTTSPWPRTGPTCTTCLARPASSYARASQITGRLYDRQLRPEEMDELREAFREFDKDKDGFIGCKDLGNCMRTMGYMPTEMELIELSQQINMNLGGHVDFEDFVELMGPKLLAETADMIGVKELRDAFKEFDTNGDGQISTAELREAMKKLLGQQVGHRDLEDILQDIDLNGDGHVDFEEFVRMMSR